The Curtobacterium herbarum genome contains the following window.
CGCGAGCCGTTCGCCGTGCTCCTCGGCGACGACATCATCGACGCCCGCGACCCGCTCCTCAAGCGCATGATCGAGGTCCAGGGTGAGAAGAACGCGACGATCGTGGCGCTCCTGGAGGTCCCGGAGTCGCAGACCCACCTCTACGGCATCGCCACGGTCGAGCCGACCGACACCGACGACGTCGTGAAGATCACCGGCCTGGTCGAGAAGCCGGCGCAGGGCGAGGCTCCCTCGAACCTGGCCATCATCGGCCGCTACGTGATCCGCCCCGAGGTCTTCGACGTCCTCGAGAAGCAGGAGCCGGGCAAGGGCGGCGAGATCCAGCTCACCGACGCGCTCATGAAGATGGCGAGCGCCGAGGAATGGACCGGGGGCGTGTACGGCGTCGTCTTCCGTGGACGCCGCTACGACACCGGTGACAAACTCGACTACATCAAGGCGATCGTGCAGCTCGCCTCGGACCGTGCAGACCTCGGGCCGGACCTCAAGTCCTGGCTCAAGGAGTTCAACGCGGGCGAATGAGTCGACCCATCCCGTACGGGTCCGGTGAACCCGGGCCCGTGCGGGACACCCGTCCCGACGAGATCGGGACCCCGGAGGAACCAGAAGCGATGACGACGATCCCGACCCTCACCCACGGGCGGGTCACCATCCGCCCCCTCCGGGTCCGTGACTCCCGCGATCTCGACCTCGCACTGGCGGGCAACCGCTCCTGGCTCCGCACCTGGGAGGCGACGAACCCGTCCGGCATGGCGTCCTCGGACGTCCGCGGGAGCATCCGCGCACTGCAGGCGAACGCCCGGGCCGGGCTGGGCCTCCCGTTCGCGATGGAGCTGGACGGTCGTTTCGTCGGCCAGCTGAACGTGTCCGGGATCACCTACGGCTCGCTCGCGAGCGCGTCGATCGGGTACTGGGTCGTGCAGGACGCGGCCGGGCACAACGTGACCCCGACCGCGGTCGCGCTGGCGGCGGACCACTGCTTCCGCGTCGTCGGCATCCACCGTCTCGAGATCTGCATCCGTCCGGAGAACGCGCCGAGCCTCCGCGTCGTCGAGAAGCTCGGTTTCCGGTACGAGGGCCTCCGTCGCCGGTACATCCACATCAACGGCGACTGGCGTGACCACTTCTGTTTCGGTCTCGTCGCCGAGGAGGTCCAGGACGGCGTCCTCGACCGCTGGGTCCGCGGGCAGGTCCCGCTCGGCACCGGGCACGTGCCGGACGAGGCCTGGGACGAAGCGTCCGTGCCGCTGCCCCTCTCGCCGCGCGGCTGAGCCCCCTCGCAGCAGCCGACCCGGTCGGCGCGGCCGTCGGCCGGGAGGCCCGTCCCGGGTCCGACGGATCCGTCACGACTCGCTCGACACGCTCCCGGCAATGGGCGTCCCGGCGGTGCGCTCCCCCTACCGTTGCCCCATGGGATTCGGGACCTGGGGCGGCGGCGTGGTGCTGCTCGTGGCGGCGGTGCTCTGGGTCGTGTACCTGATGCCCGCGTGGGCAGCGCGACGTGAGTACCTGGCGACCGAGCGGAACGCGATCCGCCTGCAGCAGACCCTCCGCATCCTGGCGCAGACCGCCGAGCTGCCGGACGAGGTGCGCGTCGAGATGAACGCGAAGTCCCTCGCCGAGGCGCAGCGCGTCGCCCGGTCGGAAGAGGCCAAGCGCGCGGCCATCGTCCGCGCCCACGAAGCCGCCCGGCAGCGTGAGATCACCCGTCGCCTGGCAGCCCAGGCGCCCGTCCTCGAGCAGGTGTCCGCCGTGCCCGCACTCACCGCGATGCGGATGCGTCGCTCGCGCCTCGGCGCCACGATCCTCGGCACGCTCGGGCTCCTCACGGCGCTCGTCGTCCTCGTCGCCGCTCCCGGCGCCTGGGTCCTCGCGGTCGCCGGACTCGTCGCGGCTGCTGGTTCGGCGGCGGTCCTCGCGCAGCTGCACCAGGTCGCGACCGCACGTCGTCGTCGGGCCGCAGCCGGCGCGCCGGAGCAGCGCCGGGCCTCCCGTCCAGCCAGCACGTGGACCGACCCGGCCCCGCCGCTGTCCACCGAGCAGCCCGAGGCCGCGCCGGCCGAACGCACCTGGACGCCCGGGGCCGTCCCGAAGCCGCTGTACGTGCAGGCCCCCGCAGCGCCCGAGCCGTCGCCGGAGTCGTCCGCGGTGCTCGCCGCGCGGCTGCGGGAGCGGGTCGCGCAGGCGAAGGCCGAGGCGGACGCCGAAGCCGCCGCGATCCGGGCGGCCGAGTCCGACCCATCGCTGGCGCGGGTGTCGCGGATGCGTGCCGACGTCGAGGAGGCCGCGGCGGCACTGTCCTCGCACGACCAGGGGCGGCTCGCGGAGCGGCTCGGGCTGCGGGCGCCGGCGTCGGCGTCGTCCGGCTCGGCGTCGTCCGAGTCCGCCGCGGACGAGACCCCGTCCGCGCCCAGCCGCTGGGCCGGCATGGGCGTCATCGGCGACGACGCGTACGGACAGACCGACCTCGACGCGATCATGCGTCGGCGTCGCGCGGTCTGACCCGGACCGGCGCGCCCGGCAACGGCACGCCCGACCGCGGCGGCTCGATTTCGGATCACTGCGACCCGGTGCTATCGTGGTCGAGCACTTGGGGCTATGGCGCAGTTGGTAGCGCGTCTCGTTCGCAATGAGAAGGTCAGGGGTTCGAATCCCCTTAGCTCCACCAAGAAGCAGCACCCCACCAGCACGGTGGGCCACAGGCTCGGAACCACCCGGTTCCGGGCCTGACGTGTTCGTGCCCTCGGCATCCGACTTCCCACAGGTCCGT
Protein-coding sequences here:
- a CDS encoding GNAT family N-acetyltransferase yields the protein MTTIPTLTHGRVTIRPLRVRDSRDLDLALAGNRSWLRTWEATNPSGMASSDVRGSIRALQANARAGLGLPFAMELDGRFVGQLNVSGITYGSLASASIGYWVVQDAAGHNVTPTAVALAADHCFRVVGIHRLEICIRPENAPSLRVVEKLGFRYEGLRRRYIHINGDWRDHFCFGLVAEEVQDGVLDRWVRGQVPLGTGHVPDEAWDEASVPLPLSPRG
- the galU gene encoding UTP--glucose-1-phosphate uridylyltransferase GalU, giving the protein MGFQISKAVIPAAGLGTRFLPATKAMPKEMLPVVDKPAIQYVVEEAVDAGLTDVLMITGRNKNALENHFDHVSELEETLRKKGDHEKLQKVNQSTDLADMHYVRQGDPLGLGHAVLRAKMHVGREPFAVLLGDDIIDARDPLLKRMIEVQGEKNATIVALLEVPESQTHLYGIATVEPTDTDDVVKITGLVEKPAQGEAPSNLAIIGRYVIRPEVFDVLEKQEPGKGGEIQLTDALMKMASAEEWTGGVYGVVFRGRRYDTGDKLDYIKAIVQLASDRADLGPDLKSWLKEFNAGE